The following DNA comes from Deltaproteobacteria bacterium.
GTTCTGTTGATGGTGTCACAAGCGTTTGGTCTGATTATTTTTATTTAGTCGGTGTGCGCGAAGAAAACAGAAATCTTAAAATCCAGAATCGCAAATTGCAACGCGAACTAAGCGAGCGTTCAGAGGAAAGCTTTGAGAATCAACGCCTCCGTTCACTTTTAGAGATGAAGCGTAAAACGCCGCAGGTAAAATATCTGGTGGGGGATGTTGTTGCTATTTCGCCCAGTCCACTTTTTCGCTCGATTCGAATCAATCAAGGTTCTTCCGATGGTTTGGTTGAAGGCCTGGCGGTTATCAATGAAGCCGGAGTTGTGGGCCGGGTGAAAGCGGTGGCTGCGCAGTACTCGGATATTATTCTCATGGTCGATGTGAACAACTCGCTCGATATTGTGGTGCAGCGTACGCGAGCGCGGGCTAGAGTACGAGGCGGTGGCGGCGACAGATTTATGGGGATTGAGGTAGAGCGGTTAGCAAGAACAGCCATGGTTGAGCCAGGCGATATTCTGGTCACCAGTGGTGTGGGCGATACGTTCCCAAGCGGCATTCCCGTTGGTCAGGTGACTGCAGTTAAGAAAAGTAAGTTTGGCTTGTACCAGGAAGTAAAGCTCGAACCGACGGTTGATTTTGGCAAGTTAGAAACTGTCTTGGTGGTCATGGATAGCGGCTCAGCTCTTGTTGAAGAGCCTCAGGAGACTGCCTCGGAAACCGTACAAGCTCCATGAAACACGTGGTTTGGTTGATATTTGGTTGGCTGGGAATCA
Coding sequences within:
- the mreC gene encoding rod shape-determining protein MreC: MKKRTSFLSRYRDPLVVSLLVAVTFVIYAAQSSEARDHNWLDRIVINLTAPIQSLIEGSVDGVTSVWSDYFYLVGVREENRNLKIQNRKLQRELSERSEESFENQRLRSLLEMKRKTPQVKYLVGDVVAISPSPLFRSIRINQGSSDGLVEGLAVINEAGVVGRVKAVAAQYSDIILMVDVNNSLDIVVQRTRARARVRGGGGDRFMGIEVERLARTAMVEPGDILVTSGVGDTFPSGIPVGQVTAVKKSKFGLYQEVKLEPTVDFGKLETVLVVMDSGSALVEEPQETASETVQAP